CGCGTGTTGCGGCGGAACGGAGTGGCGACACGGCTGGCCCGCAGCACGGTGGCGATGCCGTCGCGCAGATCCCGTTCCCCGAGGGTCGCCGGGGGTTCCATCGCCATGAGCGCCATCACCTGGAGCAGGTGGCTCTGGATCATGTCCCGCAGCGCGCCCGCGGAGTCGTAGTAGCCCGCGCGGCCTTCCAGGGCCAGGTCCTCCTCGAAGGCGATCTCCACTTCGGCGACGTTGTCCCGGTTCCAGAGCGGCTCGAAGAAGCGGTTCGCGAAGCGCATGCCGATGATGTTGAGCACCGTGGACTTGCCGAGGAAGTGATCCACCCGGTGGATGTGCTCCTCGGGGACCAGACGTCGCAGGGTGCCGTTCAGTTCGCGCGCGGAGGCGGCGTCGGAGCCGAACGGCTTCTCCAGGACCAGACGCGTTCCGAACGGCACTTCCTCGGGGGTGAGCGACTCGCAGGCGAGCTGGCTGATGCGCGGGGGCAGGGCGAAGAAGACGGCCACCGGACCGTCGAGCGAGGCGAGCAGACCGGCCAGGGCGCCGGGCGCGGTGACGTCCACCTGGCGGTACTGCGAGGTGGCCATGAGCTCCTTCCAATGGGCGCTCGCCTCCTCTCCGGCGTCCAGGGGGAGGGCCTTCGCGAGCCGCCGCTGCCACTTGCTGGGCGTCCAGGGCTCGGTGCCCGCGCCCACGAGGGTGAGCCCGGGAGCCCGTCCGGCGGAGACCAGGGAGGCGAGCCCTGGCAGCAGGAGCCGTCCCGTGAGGTCGCCGGAGGCGCCGAGGATGAGCAGTGTCTTGATGTCCTGGGCCCGGGATCGCCGGGCGCGTCGCGTACTGGTCACCATGCCAGCATGCCATCTCGTCAGTCCGACTTGGTACCCTAGAAAGCTGAAAGCCCGTGCCACCCTGGCGCGGGGCCCTGTGAGGGGCTCCATCCCTCACCGGGGCGAAGTCCTGGAACCTCCATCCGAAAGAAGTGCGCGGCGCGTGTTCAATTCACTCTCTGACCGGCTCACAGCGACGTTCAAGAACCTCCGCGGCAAAGGCCGTCTGAGCGAGGCCGACGTCGATGCCACCGTCCGCGAGATCCGTCGCGCCCTGCTGGATGCCGACGTCGCCGTTCCCGTGGTGCGTGAGTTCGCCTCCCGCGTGAAGGAGCGCGCCCTCGGCGCCGAGGTCTCCGCTGCGCTGAACCCGAGCCAGCAGATCGTCAAGATCGTCAACGAGGAGCTCGTCACGATCCTGGGCGGCGAGACGCGCCGCCTGCGCCTGGCCAAGAACCCGCCCACCGTGATCATGCTCGCGGGTCTCCAGGGCGCCGGTAAGACCACTCTGGCCGGCAAGCTCTCCAAGTGGCTCAAGGGCCAGGGCCACAGCCCCCTGCTGGTGGCGTGTGACCTTCAGCGCCCCAACGCCGTGACGCAGCTGCAGGTCGTCGGTCAGCGTGCCGGCGTGCCGGTCTTCGCGCCGCACCCGGGCACCACCAGCGAGTTCGACGTCCCCACCGGCGATCCGGTCGCCGTCGCCGAGGCCGGCGTGGCCGAGGCCCGCCAGAAGCTGCACGACGTGGTCATCGTGGACACCGCCGGCCGCCTCGGCGTGGACGCCGAGATGATGGACCAGGCGCGCCGCATCCGCCAGGCCATCAACCCGGACGAGGTCCTGTTCGTCATCGACGCGATGATCGGCCAGGATGCCGTCAACACGGCCAACGCCTTCCACGAGGGCGTCGACTTCACCGGCGTCGTGCTGTCCAAGCTCGACGGCGACGCCCGAGGTGGCGCCGCGCTCTCAGTCGCCTCGGTGACCGGCAAGCCGGTCATGTTCGCCTCCACGGGCGAAGGCGTGGACGACTTCGAGCTCTTCCACCCGGACCGCATGGCCTCCCGCATCCTCGACATGGGCGACATCCTGTCCCTCATCGAGCAGGCCGAGCAGAACTGGGACAAGGACGAAGCCGCCCGGATGGCGAAGAAGTTCGCCGATCAGGAGGACTTCACCTTCGACGACTTCCTCGCCCAGATGCAGCAGATCCGCAAGATGGGCTCGATGAAGAAGATGCTCATGATGATGCCGGGCGCGCAGAACATGCGTCAGCAGCTGGAGCAGTTCGACGAGCGCGAGATCGACCGCGTCGAAGCGATGGTCCGTTCCATGACCCCGCACGAGCGGGTTGCCCCCAAGATCATCAACGGTTCGCGCCGCGCCCGCATCGCCCGTGGTTCCGGCGTGCACGTGTCCGAGGTCAACGGCCTCCTGGAGCGCTTCGGCCAGGCCCAGAAGATGATGAAGAAGATGGCGCAGGGTGGTATGCCGGGGATGCCCGGCATGTCGATGGGCGCCGGTGGCGGAACGGCCCGCAAGGCGGCCAAGAAGAACGCCGGCAAGAAGAAGGCCCGCTCGGGCAACCCGGCGAAGGCCGCCCAGGAGCTGCGCGAGGCCGAGGCCCGGAAGGCGAACCGCGCCCCGTCCGGCGCGGCGTTCGGGCAGCAGGCGCAGGACTTCGACCCGTCCACCATGGAGCTCCCCAAGGGCTTCGAGAAGTTCCTGGGCAAATAGGGTTTGGTCCTGAACAGCACCGGCGCGCTGCCCCGGGTGGTTTTCGTCCCCGGGCGTGACGCGTCCGGGGCCGCCGCCTGGCCGCGGCAGCACGGTCTGGCGCTCGAGTTCGACGCCTTGTTCCTGAAGCAGCCGGACGGTCGGGCGCTCGACGCCGCGGCCGTCCTCGGCACGATCGCCGACGTGCCGTCCGTTCTCGTGGCGCATGGTGAGGGCGCGACGGCGGCCGTGCAGGCCGCCGTCGAGCATCCCGCTCTGGTGCGGGCCCTGGTGCTGTGCGAACCGTGGCTGCCGGACCTCACGGCCCCGCGTCCCCAGGGGACCGAGGGCGCGATCATCCCGGGTGTCCCGATGCTCGTGCTGTCGGGCGGCTGGGAACCGGCCTACGAACGCACGGCCCGCCTGCTGGCCGAGTCCGGCGCGGAACACGTCGTGGCGCCGGGCGCGCACCGGCCGCAGGACTCCTCCGAGGGCGCGGCCGCGATCAAGGACTTCCTCCGCCGCACCGCCTGAGAGACGCACTGCCTAAACGCACTGCGGGGTCACATCCTGCCGGCTCCGGACGGATCATCCGGCACCACGTGACCCCGCATTCGTGCGGCTCAGTCCTGGGGCGCGCCCACCGGGATCGATTCCACGTAGACCTTGCCGCCCTGGGACCGGAACTCCCGGCTCTTCGCCGCCATCCCGGCCAGTGCCTCCTGAGCCAGGGCCTCCTCCACCGTGGCCTCCTGGGCTTCCCGCGAACCGAAGTCCCGCCGGATGTCCTGGGAGATCTTCATGGAGCAGAACTTCGGCCCGCACATCGAACAGAAGTGCGCGGTCTTGGCCGGTTCGGCGGGCAGCGTCTCGTCATGGAACGCCTCGGCCGTGGCGGGGTCGAGGGACAGCGAGAACTGGTCCTTCCAGCGGAACTCGAACCGGGCCTTGGACAGGGCGTCGTCCCGTTCGTGCGCTCCCGGGTGGCCCTTGGCCAGGTCCGCCGCGTGGGCCGCGATCTTGTAGGTGATCACGCCGGTCTTCACATCGTCTTTGTTCGGCAGCCCCAGATGCTCCTTGGGGGTGACGTAACACAGCATGGCGGTGCCGTAGCGGGCGATCTCCGTGGCGCCGATGGCCGAGGTGATGTGGTCGTAGCCTGGGGCGACGTCCGTCACGAGCGGGCCGAGCGTGTAGAACGGGGCGCCGTCGCAGAGGTCCTGCTGGCGTTCCACGTTCTCGCGGACCAGGTGGAACGGGATGTGCCCGGGGCCCTCGACCATGACTTGGACGTCGTGCTCCCACGCCCGCGTGGTGAGCTCGGCCAGCGTGTCCAGCTCGGCGAACTGTGCGGCGTCGTTGGCGTCCGCCGTCGAGCCGGGCCGCAGGCCGTCGCCCAGGGAGAAGGCGACGTCGTACTGCGCGAAGATCTCGCAGAGTTCGTCGAAGTGCGTGTAGAGGAAGTTCTCCCGATGGTGCGCCAGGCACCAGCCGGCCATGATGGAGCCGCCGCGGGAGACGATGCCCGTGACGCGGTCCGCCGTGAGCGGCACGTACCGCAGGAGCACGCCGGCGTGGATGGTCATGTAGTCCACGCCCTGCTCGCACTGTTCGATCACGGTGTCCCGGAAGACCTCCCAGGTGAGGGCCGAGGCGTCGCCGTTGACCTTCTCGAGTGCCTGGTAGATGGGCACGGTCCCGATCGGCACGGGGGAGTTCCGCAGGATCCACTCGCGCGTGGTGTGGATGTCGTCCCCGGTGGAGAGGTCCATGACCGTGTCCGCACCCCACAGGGTGGCCCAGTGGAGTTTGTCCACCTCTTCGGCGATGGAGCTTGTCACGGCCGAGTTTCCGATGTTGGCGTTGATCTTGACCAGGAAGGCCTTGCCGATGATCATCGGCTCGGACTCCGGGTGGTTGATGTTGGCCGGGATGATCGCGCGGCCCGCGGCGAGTTCGGAACGGACGAGTTCCACCGGGCAGTTCTCGCGGAGTGCCACGAACCGCATCTCCGGGGTCACGATCCCGGCGCGGGCGTAGTGCATCTGAGTAACCCGCCGGCCGGGCCGTGCTTTCAGCGGCGGGCGCTGCGCGCCTTTCCATTCCTCGGAGGCGGCGCCACGGCGTGCGGCCGAGCGGCCGTCGTCGAGCAGATCACGCTGACGCCCCTCATACTCTTCGACGTCGCCGCGGGATCGTATCCAGCCGGCACGGAGGTCCGGAAGGCCATGCTCGGGTTCGCTGCCCGGCCCCACCGTCCGGTACGCCTGGAACGGGGCGTTGGCCGTCCCGTCGGGGGAGTCGTCCAGCTGGATGCTCGTCACGGGCACGGCGATGCCGTCATCTCCCGTGAGGAATTCCAGGCTGTGGGCAGGGGATTGCTGCAAGGATTTCATCGGTACTCACTTCCTTCGCCGGCATTACCCGGTCAGGTTCTACGGTCCGGACAGTGTCAGTCCGATCTCAGCCCCTCCTGGGACACCCGTGTGGTCGCGAACACCGTAGCACGGTCCGGACGGGGCGGTCCGCAACGCCCGGACTGCGACCGTCATCTCCCGCTCGCAGGCTCACTGACCTACGCTTGAAACCATGCCGGACATGCGACGTCACCCAGTCATCGAGTTCACGGGCCCCGTTCTGCTGGGGCCGGACGACGAAGCGCTCGGGCTCTGGTCCGTCGACGGGCGCCTGACGTTCAGGATGCCCACCGTGGAGCCGGACCTCACGCTGGACGGCTGGGTGGTTCCGGGTCTGGTGGACGCGCATTGCCATATCGGGCTGGTCGAGGGCGGCGCCGCGGATGAAGCCACCTCGCTGGCGCAGGCACGCGCCGATCTGGCCGCCGGCACTCTTCTGGTGCGCGACGCCGGGTCCCCTGCGGACACACGCTGGCTCACCGGCCGTGCGGACGCACCGCGCATCATCCGGGCGGCCCGCCACGTCGCCGCGTCCCGCCGCTACCTCCGCGGTCTGGCCCTCGAGGTCGAGGACCGGGACCTCGTGGAAACCGTCCGCGAACAGGCTCGCCTTTCCGTGGCCGCTGACCCGCGGGGCTGGGTGAAGCTGGTGGGGGACTGGATCGACCGCGACGCCGGCGACCTCCGCCCGTCCTTCCCCGCCGAGCTGGTCGCGGAGGCGATCGCCGCGGCCCACGAGGAAGGCGCCCGGGTCACGGCCCACTGCTTCGGCGAGGAGGTCCTGGACGATGTCATCGCCGCCGGGATCGACTGCATCGAACACGCGACGGGCCTTCAGCCCGAACACCTGCCCCGGCTCGCGGAGGCGAACATCCCGATCGTTCCCACCCTCATCAACATCGCCACCTTCCCGGACATCGTCGCCCAGGCCGAGCCGAAGTTCCCGGTCTATGCGGCTCATATGCACGCTCTCTGGGAGGGGCGGTACGAGAATGTGGCCCGCGCCTACGCCGCCGGGGTGCAGGTCTTCGCAGGCACGGATGCCGGCAGCGTGATCGCGCACGGCCGCATCGCGGACGAGGTCGCGGAGCTCCATCGGGCGGGGCTGCCGTCGGTGGTGGCTCTCGACGCCGCGTGCTGGTCCGCCCGCGAGTGGCTCGGAGCGGAGAACCTCGAGGAAGGCGCTCCGGCCGATGTGGTGCTGTACGCGCAGGACCCGCGGAGGAATCTTGGCACGCTGGCGGCGCCCCGCCGTGTGGTGCTGAACGGTGACCTGCCCGGGGAGAAGCGCCCCAGCGGTATGGAATAAATTGAAGCTTCAAGTAATTTAGGAGGTATGAACACTTCGCTCCCGCAGTCCCAGGACCTTCTCCCCGCCGATCTGAGCATGGGGACCGTCATGCTCAAGGTCGCCGACATGAACCTCATGAGCGACTATTACCAGCGCGCGCTCGGCCTCGAGGTCGTCGCGGAGCAGGACGGCGGCCTCTACCTCGGACGTGGCGACTCCGCCCTCGTCCACCTGGAGCCGGCGGCCGGACTGCAGCTCCCGGGCCGGGGTGAGGCCGGGCTCTTCCACACTGCGCTCCTCTTCGAGGACCAGGCCTCCCTCGCCGCCACGCTGGCCACTGCCGCGTCCTATGACGCCCGGCTCTTCCAGGGCAGCGCCGACCACCTCGTCAGCCAGGCGTTCTACTTCGGCGATCCCGAGGGCAACGGCATCGAGCTGTACTACGACCGCCCGCGCAGCGAATGGTCCTGGGACGGGAGCACCGTCGTCATGGACTCCCTGCCGCTGGATCCCAACGGCTACCTCGGCGAGCACCTGAGCGAAGCGGCGTTGCAGCAGCAGCGGCAGGCGCGTGCCGACGTCGGGCACGTGCATCTGCAGGTGGGCGATGTCGCCACTGCCGCGCGCTTCTACGTGGACACGCTGGGCTTCGAGCGCACCGCCGAGATCGGGAACAGCGCGCTCTTCGTCTCGGCCGGCGGCTATCACCACCACATGGCCATGAACGTCTGGAACAGCCGCGGCGCCGGCCCTCGCAAGGACACGCTGGGCCTCGGCGAGGTGCTCCTCCAGGTCCCGGCGGACGACGACGTCGCGGCGCTCGCGGACCGTCTCCGCGTCGCCGGGGTGGGCCATCACCACACCGGTGCGGAATTGCGCTTCGAAGACCCGTGGCGCAACCAGGTGCGCGTCGCGGTGGGATAGCCTGAAGCCATCCGGCTCCAGTCGTCCTGGAGAACCGGGATCCCCAGCGCCACCGACGAACCCGAGGATGACATGAGCCAGTCGAACGCTTTCGTAGAGGTCTTCATCGCCACTCACCAGGAGGCCCTGCAGCGGGCCAAGGCTTTGTCCGGGGGTGCGGCTCCTGACGGGTCTGCTCTCCGGATCCCCGGCATCAGTGATTTCGAAGTGGAGCAGCTCTGCTCCTTGGCCGCGCAGGCCGTGCACACCCAGGGCGAACAGGAACTCGAGATGGCGGACATCGCCGTCGACGAGCTGTACGCCTTCCCGGCCTCCGCCGTCCGCGTCCTGGAGGAACTGCCCGGCTACCAGAGTGACGGTGAAGACCCGGCGCTCCAGTCCGTGGCGGTCCAGTGGGCGGCCGACGAGGACGTGCCGTTCGCAGCCGGCGATGCGCAGCAGTACCTGCTCGCCCTGTCTGCGCTCGCGGGCAGGACCGATTCCTCGTCCCGGAACCGCCTGTACCTGTACTCGGCCTGAGGTTCGTGAATGGCGCGTGGGCGCCGGCCCTGAGGGGCCGGCGCCCACGCGCCATTCTGCTGTCGGGACGCCGGTTCAGTGCGCTGCGCGGCGCATTAGGCACCCTTGGCCGTCTCTGGCATAATGGACGGGTACCTGATCTGCGTGGCCCCTCTTCCCGTGCATGATCATGTTCCTTTCGAACCCTCCAGTATGGCCCGCCCCACGGGAGCAGAACGCTGGGTTCAACCCCGTTTCAGAAACAGGAGTGACCACAACAGTGGCC
This portion of the Arthrobacter woluwensis genome encodes:
- a CDS encoding amidohydrolase family protein; its protein translation is MRRHPVIEFTGPVLLGPDDEALGLWSVDGRLTFRMPTVEPDLTLDGWVVPGLVDAHCHIGLVEGGAADEATSLAQARADLAAGTLLVRDAGSPADTRWLTGRADAPRIIRAARHVAASRRYLRGLALEVEDRDLVETVREQARLSVAADPRGWVKLVGDWIDRDAGDLRPSFPAELVAEAIAAAHEEGARVTAHCFGEEVLDDVIAAGIDCIEHATGLQPEHLPRLAEANIPIVPTLINIATFPDIVAQAEPKFPVYAAHMHALWEGRYENVARAYAAGVQVFAGTDAGSVIAHGRIADEVAELHRAGLPSVVALDAACWSAREWLGAENLEEGAPADVVLYAQDPRRNLGTLAAPRRVVLNGDLPGEKRPSGME
- a CDS encoding glucose-6-phosphate dehydrogenase; this encodes MVTSTRRARRSRAQDIKTLLILGASGDLTGRLLLPGLASLVSAGRAPGLTLVGAGTEPWTPSKWQRRLAKALPLDAGEEASAHWKELMATSQYRQVDVTAPGALAGLLASLDGPVAVFFALPPRISQLACESLTPEEVPFGTRLVLEKPFGSDAASARELNGTLRRLVPEEHIHRVDHFLGKSTVLNIIGMRFANRFFEPLWNRDNVAEVEIAFEEDLALEGRAGYYDSAGALRDMIQSHLLQVMALMAMEPPATLGERDLRDGIATVLRASRVATPFRRNTRRARYTAGRIGGRKVPDYVAEEGVHPERETETFAEVRVEINNTRWAGVPFILRSGKAMGTRRKEAVVRFRPLAHLPAGFSGTDQPDELRIGFGPDTLSIGLDVTSAGNGFELSRAELTTELHSSALLPYGEVLDGVLHGDPLLSVRADVAEDCWRIVDPVLSAWSHGRVPLEDYPAGSQGPVTEN
- a CDS encoding VOC family protein; its protein translation is MNTSLPQSQDLLPADLSMGTVMLKVADMNLMSDYYQRALGLEVVAEQDGGLYLGRGDSALVHLEPAAGLQLPGRGEAGLFHTALLFEDQASLAATLATAASYDARLFQGSADHLVSQAFYFGDPEGNGIELYYDRPRSEWSWDGSTVVMDSLPLDPNGYLGEHLSEAALQQQRQARADVGHVHLQVGDVATAARFYVDTLGFERTAEIGNSALFVSAGGYHHHMAMNVWNSRGAGPRKDTLGLGEVLLQVPADDDVAALADRLRVAGVGHHHTGAELRFEDPWRNQVRVAVG
- the ffh gene encoding signal recognition particle protein codes for the protein MFNSLSDRLTATFKNLRGKGRLSEADVDATVREIRRALLDADVAVPVVREFASRVKERALGAEVSAALNPSQQIVKIVNEELVTILGGETRRLRLAKNPPTVIMLAGLQGAGKTTLAGKLSKWLKGQGHSPLLVACDLQRPNAVTQLQVVGQRAGVPVFAPHPGTTSEFDVPTGDPVAVAEAGVAEARQKLHDVVIVDTAGRLGVDAEMMDQARRIRQAINPDEVLFVIDAMIGQDAVNTANAFHEGVDFTGVVLSKLDGDARGGAALSVASVTGKPVMFASTGEGVDDFELFHPDRMASRILDMGDILSLIEQAEQNWDKDEAARMAKKFADQEDFTFDDFLAQMQQIRKMGSMKKMLMMMPGAQNMRQQLEQFDEREIDRVEAMVRSMTPHERVAPKIINGSRRARIARGSGVHVSEVNGLLERFGQAQKMMKKMAQGGMPGMPGMSMGAGGGTARKAAKKNAGKKKARSGNPAKAAQELREAEARKANRAPSGAAFGQQAQDFDPSTMELPKGFEKFLGK
- the thiC gene encoding phosphomethylpyrimidine synthase ThiC, which codes for MKSLQQSPAHSLEFLTGDDGIAVPVTSIQLDDSPDGTANAPFQAYRTVGPGSEPEHGLPDLRAGWIRSRGDVEEYEGRQRDLLDDGRSAARRGAASEEWKGAQRPPLKARPGRRVTQMHYARAGIVTPEMRFVALRENCPVELVRSELAAGRAIIPANINHPESEPMIIGKAFLVKINANIGNSAVTSSIAEEVDKLHWATLWGADTVMDLSTGDDIHTTREWILRNSPVPIGTVPIYQALEKVNGDASALTWEVFRDTVIEQCEQGVDYMTIHAGVLLRYVPLTADRVTGIVSRGGSIMAGWCLAHHRENFLYTHFDELCEIFAQYDVAFSLGDGLRPGSTADANDAAQFAELDTLAELTTRAWEHDVQVMVEGPGHIPFHLVRENVERQQDLCDGAPFYTLGPLVTDVAPGYDHITSAIGATEIARYGTAMLCYVTPKEHLGLPNKDDVKTGVITYKIAAHAADLAKGHPGAHERDDALSKARFEFRWKDQFSLSLDPATAEAFHDETLPAEPAKTAHFCSMCGPKFCSMKISQDIRRDFGSREAQEATVEEALAQEALAGMAAKSREFRSQGGKVYVESIPVGAPQD
- a CDS encoding alpha/beta fold hydrolase → MVLNSTGALPRVVFVPGRDASGAAAWPRQHGLALEFDALFLKQPDGRALDAAAVLGTIADVPSVLVAHGEGATAAVQAAVEHPALVRALVLCEPWLPDLTAPRPQGTEGAIIPGVPMLVLSGGWEPAYERTARLLAESGAEHVVAPGAHRPQDSSEGAAAIKDFLRRTA